One Planktothrix serta PCC 8927 DNA segment encodes these proteins:
- a CDS encoding Ppx/GppA phosphatase family protein — translation MVTSMPLVESSEPIDDRDRILAAIDLGTNSLHMVVAKVQPKLPTFTIIAREKETVRLGDCGEKGNLKPEVMERAITCLKRFQDVAKTFNAEQIVAVATSAVREAPNGRDFIRRVADELNLEISLISGQEEARRIYLGVLSAMEFNNQPHIIIDIGGGSTELILGDGWEPRFLSSTKVGAVRLTHEFVNTDPISRTEFLYLQAYIRGTLERVVDELSSCLKAGETPRLVGTSGTIETLVGIKVREKSGIDPTRLGGYELTLEELQEFVNRIRKLSYQERLQIPGVADRRAEIILAGALILQEAMTLLNLRSLTVCERSLREGVIVDWMLTHGLIDDRLHYGSSVRERSVIKNAQKYQVDLESSQRVAGFALSLFDQTKGLLHNWGLPERELLWAASILHNCGLYVSHSAHHKHSYYLIRYGELLGFAETEIEAIANLARYHRKSSPKKKHEAYQSLPRRFRQVIDQLHPLLRLGVALDRRMIGAISQVVCEYKPMTREFYLKLKPTHAEDDCALELWSLGLKKEAFETNYGLKLVAQLEP, via the coding sequence ATGGTCACATCAATGCCTTTGGTGGAGAGTTCTGAACCCATAGATGACCGAGATCGAATCTTAGCCGCCATTGATTTAGGAACGAATTCTCTACACATGGTTGTGGCGAAAGTTCAGCCCAAACTGCCCACATTTACGATTATTGCACGGGAAAAAGAAACCGTTCGTTTGGGAGATTGTGGAGAGAAGGGGAATCTCAAACCGGAGGTGATGGAACGGGCCATTACTTGTTTAAAACGGTTTCAAGATGTGGCTAAAACTTTTAACGCTGAACAAATTGTTGCTGTCGCCACCAGTGCGGTACGAGAGGCGCCCAACGGCCGAGATTTTATTCGTCGAGTTGCGGATGAACTGAATTTAGAAATTAGTTTAATTTCCGGTCAGGAAGAAGCTCGACGCATCTATTTAGGGGTGCTTTCGGCGATGGAATTTAACAACCAACCCCATATTATTATTGATATTGGCGGGGGGTCTACAGAATTAATTTTAGGAGATGGTTGGGAACCTCGATTTTTGAGTAGTACAAAAGTGGGTGCTGTTCGATTAACCCATGAGTTTGTGAATACTGATCCGATTAGTCGCACAGAATTTTTATATCTACAAGCTTATATTCGAGGAACATTAGAACGGGTTGTTGATGAATTATCCTCCTGTTTAAAAGCGGGTGAAACTCCTCGATTAGTGGGAACTTCTGGAACGATTGAAACCTTAGTTGGAATTAAAGTTAGAGAAAAATCAGGAATAGACCCAACTCGTTTGGGTGGGTATGAATTAACGTTAGAAGAATTACAGGAATTTGTCAATCGAATTCGTAAATTATCCTATCAAGAACGATTACAAATTCCGGGAGTTGCTGACCGTCGAGCCGAAATTATTTTAGCCGGAGCTTTGATTTTACAAGAAGCAATGACTTTATTAAATCTGCGCTCTTTAACGGTCTGTGAACGCAGTCTCCGAGAAGGGGTAATTGTCGATTGGATGTTAACTCATGGGTTAATTGATGATCGTCTCCATTATGGTAGTTCTGTTCGAGAAAGAAGCGTGATCAAAAATGCTCAAAAATATCAAGTTGATTTAGAATCGAGTCAACGGGTTGCTGGTTTTGCCTTAAGTTTATTTGATCAAACGAAGGGGTTATTACATAATTGGGGATTACCCGAACGAGAGTTATTATGGGCGGCAAGTATTCTACATAATTGTGGATTATATGTCAGTCATTCTGCTCATCACAAACATTCCTATTATTTAATTCGCTATGGGGAGTTATTAGGATTTGCTGAAACGGAAATTGAGGCGATCGCAAATTTAGCCCGATATCACCGCAAAAGTAGTCCCAAAAAGAAGCACGAAGCCTATCAAAGTTTGCCTCGACGGTTTCGACAAGTGATTGATCAATTACATCCTTTATTACGGTTAGGAGTGGCATTAGATCGGCGCATGATTGGGGCAATTTCCCAAGTAGTTTGTGAGTATAAACCCATGACACGGGAATTTTACTTAAAATTAAAACCCACCCATGCTGAGGATGATTGTGCTTTAGAATTGTGGAGTTTGGGCTTGAAAAAAGAAGCCTTTGAAACCAACTATGGGTTAAAGTTAGTGGCTCAATTAGAGCCTTAA
- a CDS encoding 4-hydroxybenzoate solanesyltransferase, whose product MLTQSNPPEPTWQTIIRLLRWDKPAGRLILMIPALWAIFLATHGTPPLSLILVIVVGTLATSAAGCVINDLWDRDIDPEVERTRTRPLASRALTVKTAIVIAGVAFACAAGLAVYLNPLSFGLSVAAVPIIIGYPLAKRVFPVPQLILSIAWGFAVLISWTAAVGSLQTATWFLWGATVLWTLGFDTVYAMSDRDDDQRLGVNSSAIFFGEQSANAVGIFFLGTAILLGILGGYFNLHWEYWLTLSISILLWSEQYSQLRNPDLPKPIYGKIFRNNVGIGFVLLGGMISGFLL is encoded by the coding sequence ATGCTGACCCAATCTAATCCACCGGAACCGACTTGGCAAACGATTATTCGGCTGTTGCGATGGGATAAACCCGCCGGACGTCTAATTTTGATGATTCCCGCCTTGTGGGCAATTTTCTTAGCCACCCATGGCACACCTCCTCTGAGCTTAATTTTAGTGATTGTGGTGGGAACTCTGGCCACCAGTGCCGCTGGATGCGTGATTAATGATTTATGGGACAGAGATATTGACCCGGAAGTCGAACGCACTCGCACCCGTCCCCTCGCCTCCCGTGCGTTAACGGTAAAAACGGCTATTGTCATCGCTGGGGTTGCCTTTGCTTGTGCGGCGGGACTGGCTGTATATTTAAACCCCTTGAGCTTTGGGTTATCTGTGGCAGCCGTTCCTATAATTATTGGTTATCCCTTAGCCAAACGGGTGTTTCCTGTTCCGCAATTAATCTTATCAATAGCTTGGGGATTTGCTGTATTAATTAGTTGGACGGCGGCGGTGGGAAGTTTACAGACTGCCACCTGGTTTTTATGGGGAGCAACGGTATTATGGACGTTAGGATTTGATACCGTTTATGCTATGAGTGATCGAGATGATGATCAACGTTTAGGCGTAAATTCAAGTGCGATCTTTTTCGGGGAACAATCTGCCAATGCCGTTGGTATCTTCTTTTTAGGTACAGCTATTTTATTAGGAATTTTAGGAGGGTATTTTAATTTACATTGGGAATATTGGCTCACCCTGAGCATTTCTATTCTGCTTTGGTCTGAACAATATTCTCAACTGCGAAACCCTGATCTTCCTAAACCGATTTATGGTAAAATCTTCCGTAACAACGTGGGGATTGGTTTTGTTTTATTAGGAGGAATGATTAGTGGCTTTCTTCTGTAG
- a CDS encoding peptidylprolyl isomerase produces MANPFLTVNEEPILLSQALKYLQTAGKLQPLITDILREYILDRELQSRSDLDIPPASIEQAVVNFRLERNLSDPQAFQQWLESNRMSYEAFQQQIVSGFKREKLKLSVVQPQLEEYFQQRKPALDAVVLSRISLNDYELAETLSLRLKEQDTRFEELAKEYSITNERSFNGMMGAVAWSTLPDALKVVLQQTTAGQIVGPLEVEGGWCIFRVEQFLEASLDNPQLKQRLQNELFERWLNQQLQSAKISLNIQD; encoded by the coding sequence GTGGCTAATCCGTTTTTAACTGTTAACGAAGAACCCATTCTGTTGAGTCAAGCTCTGAAATATTTGCAAACGGCTGGAAAATTACAGCCCTTGATAACAGATATTCTACGAGAATATATTCTGGATCGGGAATTGCAATCACGGTCTGATTTGGATATTCCTCCTGCTAGTATTGAACAAGCGGTGGTGAACTTTAGATTAGAACGTAATCTCAGTGACCCCCAGGCTTTTCAACAGTGGTTAGAAAGTAATCGCATGAGTTATGAAGCCTTTCAACAACAAATTGTTTCTGGGTTCAAACGAGAAAAACTTAAACTCTCCGTTGTCCAACCGCAACTTGAAGAGTATTTTCAACAACGTAAGCCCGCTTTAGATGCGGTGGTTTTGTCCCGGATTTCTTTAAATGATTATGAACTAGCAGAAACATTATCATTGCGTTTGAAAGAACAAGACACCCGGTTTGAAGAATTAGCAAAAGAGTATTCGATTACTAATGAACGCTCCTTTAATGGCATGATGGGAGCCGTTGCTTGGTCAACTTTACCGGATGCTCTCAAGGTTGTTTTACAGCAAACAACAGCCGGACAAATTGTTGGCCCCCTGGAAGTCGAAGGCGGCTGGTGTATCTTCCGCGTCGAACAATTTTTAGAAGCGTCCTTAGACAATCCTCAACTCAAACAACGGTTGCAAAATGAATTATTTGAACGGTGGTTAAATCAACAACTCCAATCCGCTAAAATCTCTCTGAATATTCAAGATTAA
- a CDS encoding glycosyltransferase: MTLGLNSQRLKRLILWGYPLPQTATLVFLGLITFISVITIAWFTGEPHITKFFSILGEFQNNSPWWSEIPEFSPQYLFLPSLVFVVIAGIITKFSPQPQTATRTLIISINLAIIIRYLLWRSVSTLNLTNPVTGTLSLGLFLTELIMLSVSSLQLYLSLRIKDRRFEAERMSQAVLDQTFTPSVDIFIPSYDEPEFIIKRTIIGCQALDYPDKTIYLLDDTRRPEIKNLAETLGCQYITRVDNLHAKAGNLNHALMQTKGELIVVFDADFIPTKNFLTRTLGFFQDSQIALVQTPQSFYNFDPNARSLGLENQMLPDEEQFYRQLELIKDSVGSTVCSGTSFVVRRSALETIGGFVTESICEDYFTGIRLSANGYRLIYFNEKLSAGLAAENINAHLTQRERWGRGTLQAFFIESNPLTIPGLTLLQRLAHLEGLVSWFMFGFRIYLLMIPLIYAFFNILPVQASLNEWLYFFGPLYLFQMMVFSWLNYHSRSFIFNEICSVQHCFHLGLMVFKTLLSPFDKGFKVTEKGIAQNRFVLNKNLALPLILFWILTALALVKLLIGGTPELGEIKTETGISLGVIWSTYNLIIITLSIFMTIDPPKPDGYDWFELHRVIQLNIQNQTFWGITTKVSEAGAEIQIITKHNPDFPIDEKLKLDWVEENLSLQGQIKTSEYQEEQLTIQVEFEAVSLSQYRQLVELLFCRPGQWKNQKVPGELRSLFLVLKALIKPRFLFDKNPKIKAMKVSQF, from the coding sequence ATGACATTAGGCTTAAATAGTCAACGCTTAAAACGCTTAATTTTATGGGGATATCCCCTACCTCAAACTGCAACTTTAGTCTTTCTAGGACTAATAACATTTATTAGTGTTATTACCATCGCTTGGTTTACGGGTGAACCCCATATCACAAAATTTTTTAGCATCCTTGGTGAATTTCAAAATAATTCCCCCTGGTGGTCTGAAATACCTGAATTTTCTCCTCAATATTTATTCCTACCCAGCTTGGTTTTTGTGGTGATTGCAGGTATCATTACTAAATTTTCTCCTCAACCTCAAACCGCAACCAGAACTCTAATTATTAGTATTAATTTAGCGATTATTATTCGATATTTATTATGGCGTTCCGTTTCTACTCTAAATTTAACGAATCCTGTAACAGGAACGTTAAGTTTAGGATTGTTTTTAACGGAATTAATTATGCTATCGGTTAGTAGTTTACAACTGTATTTATCCCTGAGAATCAAAGATAGAAGGTTCGAGGCTGAGAGAATGTCTCAAGCGGTTTTAGACCAAACTTTTACCCCTTCCGTTGATATTTTTATTCCTAGCTATGATGAACCAGAATTTATTATAAAACGCACAATTATCGGTTGTCAAGCCTTAGATTATCCTGATAAAACGATTTATCTTCTGGATGATACTCGTCGCCCTGAAATTAAAAATTTAGCTGAAACTTTAGGGTGTCAATATATTACACGGGTTGATAATCTTCATGCTAAAGCGGGAAACTTAAACCATGCTTTAATGCAGACAAAAGGGGAATTAATTGTTGTATTTGATGCCGATTTTATTCCAACTAAAAACTTTTTGACTCGAACTCTAGGTTTTTTCCAAGATTCTCAAATTGCTTTAGTACAAACTCCCCAAAGCTTTTATAATTTTGATCCTAATGCTCGAAGTTTAGGTTTAGAAAACCAAATGCTTCCCGATGAAGAACAATTTTATCGTCAACTGGAATTAATCAAAGATTCGGTAGGAAGTACGGTTTGTTCAGGAACATCTTTTGTGGTGCGCCGCAGTGCATTAGAAACCATTGGAGGATTTGTTACTGAATCTATTTGTGAAGATTATTTTACAGGAATTCGTTTATCGGCTAATGGCTATCGCCTGATTTATTTCAATGAAAAATTAAGTGCAGGTTTAGCCGCAGAAAATATTAACGCTCATTTAACTCAGCGAGAACGATGGGGACGAGGAACATTACAAGCCTTTTTTATTGAGTCTAACCCCTTAACAATTCCCGGCTTAACGCTATTACAACGGTTAGCTCATTTAGAAGGGTTAGTTAGTTGGTTTATGTTTGGATTCAGAATTTATTTACTGATGATACCGTTAATTTATGCCTTCTTTAATATCCTTCCAGTTCAGGCTTCTTTAAACGAATGGTTATATTTTTTTGGCCCCCTTTACCTATTCCAAATGATGGTATTTTCCTGGTTAAATTATCATAGTCGCTCTTTTATTTTTAATGAAATCTGCTCCGTTCAACATTGTTTTCATTTGGGTTTAATGGTATTTAAAACTTTATTAAGTCCTTTCGATAAAGGCTTTAAGGTCACTGAAAAAGGCATCGCTCAAAATCGCTTTGTGTTGAATAAAAATTTGGCTCTACCTTTAATTTTATTCTGGATATTAACAGCTTTAGCATTAGTTAAACTTTTGATAGGAGGAACACCAGAATTAGGAGAAATCAAGACAGAAACCGGAATTAGTTTAGGAGTGATTTGGAGCACTTACAATTTAATTATTATTACGCTCTCTATTTTTATGACAATTGATCCTCCTAAACCTGATGGTTATGATTGGTTTGAATTGCATCGGGTTATACAGCTTAATATTCAAAATCAAACCTTCTGGGGAATTACCACAAAAGTATCAGAAGCCGGTGCAGAAATTCAGATCATCACAAAACATAACCCTGATTTTCCTATTGATGAAAAGCTTAAACTCGATTGGGTTGAAGAAAATTTAAGCTTACAGGGACAGATCAAAACCTCTGAATATCAAGAAGAACAGTTAACGATACAGGTAGAATTTGAAGCCGTGAGTTTATCCCAATATCGTCAACTGGTTGAACTATTATTTTGTCGTCCCGGTCAATGGAAAAATCAAAAAGTTCCTGGGGAATTGCGATCGCTTTTTTTAGTCTTAAAAGCCTTGATTAAACCCAGATTTTTATTTGATAAAAACCCCAAAATTAAAGCGATGAAAGTCTCTCAATTTTAA